A stretch of Natronococcus sp. CG52 DNA encodes these proteins:
- a CDS encoding ribonuclease J: protein MEIEIATIGGYEEVGRQMTAVRAGDDVVIFDMGLNLSQVLIHDNVETERMHSLDLIDMGAIPDDRVMSDLEGDVKAIVPTHGHLDHIGAISKLAHRYNAPVVATPFTIELVKQQIEGEQKFGVENDLIKMEAGETMSIGDSGEVDLEFVNVTHSIIDAINPVLHTPEGAVVYGLDKRMDHTPVIGDPIDMERFREIGREGNGVLCYIEDCTNASKKGRTPSENVAREHLRDVLYSMEDYDGGIVATTFSSHIARVKSLVEFADDIGRQPVLLGRSMEKYSGTAERLDFVDFPTDLGMFGHRKSVDRTFKRIMNEGKENFLPVVTGHQGEPRAMLTRMARGETPYELEDGDKVVFSARVIPEPTNEGQRYQAEKLLGMQGARIYDDIHVSGHLNQEGHYEMLDALQPQNIIPAHQDLKGFSSYVDLCESEGYKMGRDLHVTRNGNLIQLVD, encoded by the coding sequence ATGGAAATTGAAATTGCAACGATTGGCGGTTACGAGGAAGTCGGACGGCAGATGACTGCCGTTCGCGCCGGTGACGACGTCGTTATCTTCGACATGGGGCTGAACCTCTCGCAGGTTCTCATCCACGACAACGTCGAAACCGAGCGGATGCACAGTCTCGATCTGATCGACATGGGTGCGATTCCCGACGACCGGGTAATGAGCGACCTGGAGGGCGACGTGAAGGCCATCGTCCCGACGCACGGCCACCTCGACCACATCGGCGCCATCTCGAAACTGGCCCACCGGTACAACGCGCCGGTCGTCGCGACGCCGTTCACGATCGAACTCGTCAAGCAACAGATCGAGGGCGAACAGAAGTTCGGCGTCGAGAACGACCTGATCAAGATGGAGGCCGGCGAGACGATGTCGATCGGCGACTCCGGCGAGGTCGACCTCGAGTTCGTCAACGTCACGCACTCGATCATCGACGCGATCAACCCGGTGCTTCACACGCCCGAGGGCGCGGTCGTCTACGGGCTGGACAAGCGCATGGACCACACGCCGGTCATCGGCGATCCGATCGACATGGAGCGCTTCCGCGAGATCGGTCGCGAAGGCAACGGCGTCCTCTGTTACATCGAGGACTGTACGAACGCGAGCAAGAAGGGCCGGACGCCCAGCGAGAACGTCGCCCGCGAACACCTCCGCGACGTCCTCTACAGCATGGAGGACTACGACGGCGGCATCGTCGCCACCACCTTCTCCTCCCACATCGCCCGCGTGAAGAGTCTCGTCGAGTTCGCCGACGATATCGGTCGACAGCCGGTCCTGCTGGGGCGCTCGATGGAGAAGTACTCCGGCACCGCCGAACGCCTCGACTTCGTCGACTTCCCCACCGACCTGGGGATGTTCGGCCACCGCAAGTCCGTCGACCGCACGTTCAAGCGGATCATGAACGAGGGCAAGGAGAACTTCCTGCCCGTCGTGACTGGTCACCAGGGCGAACCGCGCGCAATGCTCACGCGAATGGCCCGCGGGGAAACCCCGTACGAACTGGAGGACGGCGACAAAGTCGTCTTCTCCGCGCGAGTGATTCCGGAGCCGACCAACGAGGGGCAGCGCTACCAGGCCGAGAAGCTCCTCGGCATGCAGGGCGCCCGCATCTACGACGACATCCACGTCTCCGGCCACCTGAACCAGGAAGGCCACTACGAGATGCTCGACGCGCTCCAACCCCAGAATATCATTCCCGCACACCAGGACCTGAAGGGGTTCTCCAGCTACGTCGATCTCTGTGAGAGCGAGGGATACAAGATGGGTCGGGACCTGCACGTGACGCGCAACGGCAACCTCATCCAGCTTGTCGACTGA
- a CDS encoding DNA-directed RNA polymerase subunit N, with translation MMVPVRCFTCGNVVGEHWEEFDERSNEGDEDPEEVLDELGVDRYCCRRMLVSHRDLVDVVSPYQ, from the coding sequence ATGATGGTACCGGTCCGGTGTTTCACGTGTGGCAACGTCGTCGGCGAACACTGGGAGGAGTTCGACGAACGATCCAACGAGGGCGACGAGGATCCGGAAGAAGTGCTCGACGAACTCGGCGTCGACCGCTACTGCTGTCGACGCATGCTCGTCAGTCACAGGGACCTCGTCGACGTGGTCTCCCCCTACCAGTGA
- the eno gene encoding phosphopyruvate hydratase: MTLITDIRLRRILDSRGNPTVEADVVTESGGFGRAAAPSGASTGEFEAIELPADEAIAAAREHAVPRLVGEAYAGNQREIDSILRAADGTDDFSEIGANSAVAISMAAAKAGADVLGAPLFQHLGGAFRGENFPTPLGNVVGGGEHAADATDIQEFLSAPVGAPSVEDAVFANAAVHGAVADLLEERDLPSGKGDEGAWAPSVDDDEAFEIVDEAVSQVEDEVGFSIGFGLDVAAAEMYDEDSETYEYESAGISRDTDEQIEYIAELVDEYDLVYVEDPLDENDYDAFADLTDEVGDQTLVCGDDLFVTNTDRLTEGIGRGAANSILIKPNQIGTLTDAFDAIELATKNGYESVISHRSGETEDTTIAHLAVATDAPFIKTGAVGGERTAKLNELIRIADDAT; encoded by the coding sequence ATGACGCTCATTACAGACATCCGGCTCCGACGAATCCTCGACTCTCGCGGAAATCCGACGGTCGAGGCGGACGTCGTGACCGAAAGCGGCGGGTTCGGACGCGCAGCCGCGCCGAGCGGGGCGAGTACGGGCGAGTTCGAAGCCATCGAACTCCCCGCGGACGAGGCGATCGCTGCGGCCCGCGAACACGCCGTTCCGCGCCTCGTCGGCGAGGCCTACGCCGGAAACCAGCGTGAAATCGACTCGATCCTGCGCGCCGCGGACGGCACCGACGACTTCTCGGAGATCGGTGCCAACAGCGCGGTCGCGATCTCGATGGCCGCTGCAAAAGCGGGTGCCGACGTACTCGGCGCGCCGCTGTTCCAGCATCTCGGGGGCGCGTTCCGGGGCGAGAATTTCCCGACACCACTCGGTAACGTCGTCGGTGGCGGCGAACACGCCGCCGACGCGACGGATATCCAGGAGTTCCTCTCCGCACCCGTCGGCGCACCGAGCGTCGAGGACGCCGTCTTCGCCAACGCCGCCGTCCACGGCGCCGTAGCGGACTTACTCGAGGAGCGCGACCTCCCCTCCGGAAAGGGTGACGAGGGCGCGTGGGCGCCGTCGGTCGACGACGACGAGGCCTTCGAGATCGTCGACGAGGCCGTCTCGCAGGTCGAAGACGAGGTCGGCTTCTCGATCGGCTTCGGTCTCGATGTCGCGGCCGCAGAGATGTACGACGAGGACTCGGAAACCTACGAGTACGAATCCGCCGGCATCAGCCGCGACACCGACGAGCAGATCGAGTACATCGCCGAACTGGTCGACGAGTACGATCTGGTCTACGTCGAGGATCCGCTCGACGAGAACGACTACGACGCGTTCGCCGATCTCACAGACGAGGTCGGCGATCAGACGCTCGTCTGTGGCGACGACCTGTTCGTCACCAACACCGACCGTCTGACCGAGGGCATCGGCCGCGGTGCGGCAAACAGCATCCTGATCAAGCCGAACCAGATCGGGACGCTGACCGACGCCTTCGACGCGATCGAACTCGCGACCAAGAACGGCTACGAATCGGTCATCTCCCACCGCTCGGGTGAGACCGAGGACACGACGATCGCACACCTCGCCGTCGCGACCGACGCACCCTTCATCAAGACGGGTGCCGTCGGCGGCGAGCGAACCGCCAAGCTCAACGAGCTCATCAGAATCGCAGACGACGCGACATGA
- the rpsB gene encoding 30S ribosomal protein S2: MTDNDATQEGLDAADEEIDEEPAEGPGPAAEPDEDVEPAEEQDAEAELEAEAEAEDEGPSLDDDVMSDEEADLLIPVEDYLGAGVHIGTQQKTKDMERFIHRVRTDGLYVLDVSKTDNRIRTAADFLANYDPEQILVTSSRQYGRFPAKKFAEAVGARARTGRFIPGTLTNPKYDGYIEPDVLVVTDPIGDAQAVKEAITVGIPVIAMCDSNNQVSNVDLVVPTNNKGRKALSVVYWLLANEVLDRRGAEPSYSLEDFESMV; this comes from the coding sequence ATGACAGACAACGACGCAACCCAGGAAGGGCTCGACGCCGCTGACGAGGAAATCGACGAGGAGCCGGCCGAAGGGCCCGGCCCCGCCGCCGAACCCGACGAAGACGTCGAGCCTGCGGAGGAACAGGACGCCGAGGCCGAACTCGAGGCCGAGGCCGAAGCAGAAGACGAGGGGCCGTCCCTCGACGACGACGTAATGTCCGACGAGGAAGCGGACCTGCTGATCCCCGTCGAGGATTACCTCGGCGCCGGTGTCCACATCGGTACCCAGCAGAAGACCAAGGATATGGAGCGGTTCATTCACCGCGTCCGGACCGACGGGCTGTACGTCCTCGACGTCTCGAAGACGGACAACCGCATCCGGACGGCCGCAGACTTCCTCGCGAACTACGACCCGGAGCAGATCCTGGTCACCTCGAGCCGCCAGTACGGTCGGTTCCCGGCCAAGAAGTTCGCCGAGGCCGTGGGCGCTCGCGCCCGCACCGGCCGCTTCATCCCCGGAACGCTGACCAACCCCAAGTACGACGGCTATATCGAACCCGACGTCCTCGTCGTCACCGACCCGATCGGCGACGCACAGGCCGTCAAGGAGGCCATCACGGTCGGCATCCCGGTTATCGCGATGTGTGACTCGAACAACCAGGTCAGCAACGTCGACCTGGTCGTCCCGACGAACAACAAGGGTCGCAAGGCCCTTTCGGTCGTCTACTGGCTGCTCGCCAACGAAGTCCTCGACCGCCGCGGCGCCGAGCCGTCCTACTCGCTCGAGGACTTCGAGAGCATGGTCTAA
- a CDS encoding isopentenyl phosphate kinase: MIVLKLGGSVITDKERAETLDGESLGRAADAVAAALEAPTDSLAEGLVVVHGGGSFGHHNASEHGVSTTAGTHDTAAIHDIHGAMKTLSAFVLSRLLEREVSAVPVHPFSAGYRDADGSLQFPTEQITTLLEEGFVPVLHGDVIGHAGRGATIVSGDELVVELAQALEADRVGLCSTVPGVLDADDAVIDRIGSYADVESVLGESEATDVTGGMAAKVRALLALEADASIFGLEELEGFLEGTEPGTTIE; encoded by the coding sequence ATGATCGTCCTGAAACTCGGCGGCAGCGTCATCACGGACAAGGAACGCGCGGAGACGCTCGACGGCGAGTCTCTCGGCCGGGCGGCCGACGCCGTCGCCGCCGCGCTCGAGGCACCGACGGACTCGCTCGCGGAGGGACTCGTCGTCGTCCACGGTGGCGGCAGCTTCGGCCACCACAACGCGAGCGAGCACGGCGTCAGCACGACGGCGGGAACTCACGACACGGCTGCGATCCACGATATTCACGGCGCGATGAAGACGTTGAGCGCGTTCGTGCTCTCGCGGCTGCTCGAGCGCGAGGTGTCGGCGGTACCGGTCCACCCGTTCTCCGCGGGTTATCGCGACGCCGACGGGAGCCTGCAGTTCCCGACGGAACAGATCACGACGCTGCTCGAAGAGGGGTTCGTCCCCGTCCTCCACGGCGACGTGATCGGACACGCGGGCCGGGGTGCGACCATCGTCAGCGGCGACGAACTCGTCGTCGAACTGGCGCAGGCGCTCGAGGCCGACCGCGTCGGGCTCTGCTCGACCGTCCCCGGCGTGCTCGACGCAGACGACGCGGTCATCGACCGCATCGGCTCCTACGCGGACGTCGAGAGCGTGCTCGGCGAGAGCGAGGCGACCGACGTCACCGGCGGGATGGCCGCGAAGGTGCGGGCGCTGCTCGCGCTCGAGGCCGACGCGTCGATCTTCGGACTCGAGGAGCTAGAAGGGTTCCTCGAGGGGACGGAACCGGGGACGACGATCGAGTAG
- the idsA3 gene encoding geranylfarnesyl diphosphate synthase — MTSPEAREEAVLEAVGKRRELVNEAIPDELPIQRPERLYEASRYLLDAGGKRLRPTVLLTTAEALADVEPLSTEYREFPALDGSTIDAMAAAVSVEVIQSFTLIHDDIMDDDDLRRGVPAVHKEYDLETAILAGDTLYSKAFEIMLETGADPDRAVEALGILATTCTKICEGQSLDVAFENRGDVTTDEYLEMIEQKTAVLYAASACLPAILQGADEETIDALYGYGLDIGCAFQIQDDVLDLTVPSEKLGKQRGSDLVEHKQTLITVHARENGVDIEGLVDTEDVDAVTESEIDAAVAELEAVGSISYANETARELVDRGKGRLEVLPDNESRELLCDIANYLIERGY; from the coding sequence ATGACGAGCCCCGAGGCACGCGAAGAAGCAGTGCTCGAGGCCGTCGGGAAGCGCCGGGAACTGGTCAACGAGGCCATTCCGGACGAACTCCCGATCCAGCGACCCGAACGGCTTTACGAGGCGTCTCGGTACCTGCTCGACGCGGGCGGCAAGCGCCTTCGCCCGACCGTCCTGTTGACGACCGCGGAGGCGCTCGCCGACGTCGAACCCCTCTCGACGGAGTATCGAGAGTTTCCCGCGCTCGACGGGAGTACGATCGACGCGATGGCCGCAGCCGTCAGCGTCGAGGTCATCCAGTCGTTTACCCTGATCCACGACGACATCATGGACGACGACGACCTCCGTCGGGGCGTCCCGGCCGTCCACAAGGAGTACGATCTCGAGACGGCCATCCTGGCCGGCGACACGCTTTACTCGAAGGCGTTCGAGATCATGCTCGAGACGGGCGCCGACCCCGACCGGGCGGTCGAGGCGCTCGGAATCCTCGCGACGACGTGTACGAAGATTTGCGAGGGACAGTCGCTCGACGTCGCCTTCGAGAACCGCGGCGACGTGACGACCGACGAGTACCTCGAGATGATCGAGCAGAAGACGGCCGTCCTCTACGCGGCATCGGCGTGTCTACCGGCCATCTTGCAGGGCGCCGACGAGGAGACGATCGACGCCCTCTACGGCTACGGGCTCGACATCGGCTGTGCGTTCCAGATCCAGGACGACGTTCTCGATCTGACCGTTCCGAGCGAGAAACTCGGGAAACAGCGCGGTAGCGACCTCGTCGAGCACAAACAGACCCTAATTACCGTCCACGCCCGCGAGAACGGCGTCGATATCGAGGGGTTAGTCGACACGGAGGACGTCGACGCGGTAACCGAGAGCGAGATCGACGCCGCCGTCGCCGAACTCGAGGCGGTCGGCTCGATCTCCTACGCGAACGAGACGGCTCGCGAACTCGTCGATCGAGGGAAGGGCCGACTCGAGGTGCTGCCGGACAACGAGTCTCGCGAGTTGCTGTGTGACATCGCGAACTACCTGATCGAGCGCGGCTACTGA
- a CDS encoding helix-turn-helix domain-containing protein, with protein sequence MATEASFTVPSEEFPLGTVFEQLPDVSVELERIIPARDVVIPYFWVRGTTVENVEGAFSEHPGVKEIQFIDSVEDENLLRVEWALDYDDVLTTLTETKVALIEAVGTNTQWTFDIRGDTRGDIADFQSRCRELDIPITLTELHALTPVETATEAALTDTQQEALVLAYEHGYFESPREATMEEIGDDLGITQQAVASRLRRGIKHILGNTLSDISARSQ encoded by the coding sequence ATGGCTACAGAGGCTTCCTTTACGGTACCGTCCGAGGAGTTCCCGCTGGGGACGGTGTTCGAGCAACTGCCAGATGTGTCGGTCGAATTGGAGCGAATTATCCCCGCCCGAGACGTGGTAATCCCCTACTTCTGGGTTCGGGGAACCACAGTTGAAAATGTGGAAGGGGCGTTCTCGGAGCATCCGGGCGTGAAGGAAATCCAGTTCATTGACTCCGTCGAAGACGAGAATCTGTTGCGCGTCGAGTGGGCGTTGGATTACGACGACGTGTTAACCACGCTGACGGAGACGAAGGTCGCGCTCATCGAAGCCGTCGGAACGAACACGCAGTGGACGTTCGATATTCGTGGTGACACTCGTGGCGATATTGCTGATTTTCAATCCCGTTGTCGGGAGTTGGACATCCCGATCACACTTACGGAGCTGCACGCGCTTACGCCTGTCGAGACGGCTACCGAGGCGGCCCTAACCGACACCCAACAAGAAGCGCTGGTGCTCGCCTACGAGCACGGTTACTTCGAATCCCCGCGCGAGGCAACGATGGAAGAAATCGGCGACGATCTCGGCATCACACAGCAGGCCGTCGCATCCAGACTTCGGCGCGGAATCAAGCACATCCTCGGGAACACGCTATCCGACATATCGGCTCGCTCTCAATAG
- the mvk gene encoding mevalonate kinase has product MTRSSAPGKVYLFGEHAVVYGEPAVPCAIERRARVGVRRRDDGKLRVHAEDLSLDGFTVEYGGSTNQQPDVDVSESLVSAAMGYVDGAIEQVRDVTGTEDAGFDVTIESDIPLGAGLGSSAAVVVAAIDAATRELGVTLEPTEIAKRAFRTEYEVQDGQASRADTFCSATGGAVRVEGDDCGPIEAPDLPLVIGFDGGAGDTGELVSGVRRLREEYPFASDTVEAIGDVVRNGEDALEAGDLEELGRLMNFNHGLLSALGVSSRSLDSMVWAARDAGAYGSKLTGAGGGGCIVALDPTDETETALSYTPGCEETFRAELADDGVRRLE; this is encoded by the coding sequence ATGACACGCTCGAGCGCTCCCGGGAAGGTGTATCTCTTCGGGGAGCACGCGGTTGTCTACGGCGAGCCCGCGGTGCCGTGTGCGATCGAACGGCGGGCCCGCGTCGGCGTACGACGACGGGACGACGGGAAACTCCGCGTCCACGCCGAGGATCTCAGTCTGGACGGGTTCACGGTCGAGTACGGCGGGAGCACGAACCAGCAACCGGACGTCGACGTCTCCGAATCCCTCGTCTCGGCGGCGATGGGCTACGTCGACGGCGCGATCGAGCAGGTTCGCGACGTGACCGGCACCGAAGACGCCGGCTTCGACGTAACGATCGAGAGCGACATCCCGCTGGGTGCCGGTCTCGGCTCCTCCGCGGCCGTGGTCGTCGCCGCCATCGACGCCGCGACCCGCGAACTCGGCGTCACCCTTGAGCCGACCGAGATTGCGAAGCGCGCCTTCCGGACGGAGTACGAGGTCCAGGACGGCCAGGCCTCCCGCGCGGACACGTTCTGTTCGGCGACCGGCGGCGCGGTCAGGGTCGAGGGCGACGACTGCGGCCCGATCGAGGCGCCCGACCTCCCGCTGGTGATCGGCTTCGACGGCGGCGCCGGCGACACGGGCGAACTGGTCTCCGGCGTCCGGCGCCTCCGTGAGGAGTATCCGTTCGCGAGCGACACCGTCGAGGCGATCGGCGACGTCGTCAGGAACGGCGAGGATGCGCTCGAGGCGGGCGATCTTGAGGAACTGGGCCGACTGATGAACTTCAATCACGGACTGCTGTCGGCCCTCGGCGTCTCTTCGCGCTCGCTCGACTCGATGGTCTGGGCGGCGCGAGACGCCGGCGCCTACGGTTCGAAACTGACCGGTGCCGGCGGGGGCGGCTGTATCGTCGCGCTCGATCCCACCGACGAGACCGAGACGGCGCTCTCGTACACGCCCGGCTGCGAGGAGACCTTCCGGGCGGAGCTCGCCGACGACGGGGTGAGGCGGCTCGAATGA
- a CDS encoding DNA-directed RNA polymerase subunit K yields the protein MQQERHNRYEKARILGARALQVSYGAPVLIETDQTEPILIAAEEYDAGVLPFTVKRGSN from the coding sequence ATGCAACAGGAACGCCACAACCGATACGAGAAAGCACGCATCCTCGGCGCGCGAGCGTTGCAAGTCTCCTACGGGGCGCCGGTACTGATCGAGACTGATCAGACCGAGCCGATCCTGATCGCCGCTGAGGAGTACGACGCCGGTGTGTTGCCGTTCACCGTCAAACGAGGAAGCAACTAA
- a CDS encoding 30S ribosomal protein S9 — MVTNTSGKKKTAVARATVSEGEGRVRINSKPVELVEPEMSRLKMLEPFRIAGDELRSEMDIDVRVEGGGISGQSDAVRTAIARGIVQHTNDAELRDAYMEFDRSLLVNDVRQSEPKKWGGPGARARYQKSYR; from the coding sequence ATGGTAACGAACACGAGTGGCAAGAAAAAGACCGCCGTCGCCCGCGCGACCGTTAGCGAAGGTGAGGGCCGCGTCCGAATCAACTCGAAGCCGGTCGAACTTGTCGAGCCCGAGATGTCGCGTCTCAAGATGCTCGAACCGTTCCGCATCGCTGGCGACGAACTCCGCAGCGAGATGGATATCGACGTTCGCGTCGAGGGTGGCGGCATCAGCGGCCAGTCGGACGCCGTCCGCACCGCCATCGCGCGCGGAATCGTCCAGCACACGAACGACGCCGAACTCCGCGACGCCTACATGGAGTTCGACCGCTCGCTGCTGGTCAACGACGTTCGCCAGTCCGAACCGAAGAAGTGGGGCGGCCCGGGCGCTCGGGCGCGCTACCAGAAGTCCTACCGCTAA
- a CDS encoding amino acid permease, which yields MAKDLERDLGLFAVIAISMGAMIGSGIFILPGIAMAEAGPAVILAFVIAAILVVPAALSIAELGTAMPEAGGDYVFIERGLGPSFGTIAGLGTWLMLMLKGSLALYGGMFYINFIYELPTWSLALPGLGMALPIPGVRALGITFALVLIAVNLIGVKQTGGLQLIMVIIMLVILSGFVVASIVQVEGANFDGFFDEGLDGILTATALVLVSYAGVTKVAAVAEEIENPGRNLPLGLLLSLIVTAFLYALLVFVLVGVMEGGELADSNEPMAEATDLLFGGLSVSVPVFGSGFPVGFLAVATIILAALLALVSTANAGILTASRYPLALSRDNLFLSRFEYIHPRFNTPFAAILTTGAIIIFIVATQDVDEIAKMAGAFQILVYILVCGALIAFRERDLEWYNPDFLTPGYPWVQLFGIVSGIFIIAQMDPQEIVGSIGMVILGYLWFKWYAEEKVEREGVAKGLARREAGRQFVRDTEEQLEQEDRYEVLIPIRRDVTREQEDALIQMAAPLVRRRGGRIRVVRFDEVPDQIPLDTAAEELSEAEVEFEERTDELVRYLEVPVEVGEIVSHDTRHAVVNFTERTGADLVLARRQATSRLGTLFGRDADWILEHAPCDVVFVQHEQRVGVDEIAVVTDRSPFNDPLKVELADAMADTLGASVRFLFAVSENAPDELLETIEEYHDELDELCIVPVESTIVRTDDEIAGLSRELGSADLVMLSTVTHRRLPDLLIEQRSDRLAAAIEQPVLLVHSKETRRGSFLRPILDRILFD from the coding sequence ATGGCGAAAGATCTCGAGCGCGACCTTGGGTTGTTTGCCGTGATTGCGATCAGTATGGGTGCGATGATCGGCAGCGGCATCTTCATTCTGCCGGGAATCGCGATGGCCGAGGCGGGTCCCGCGGTCATCCTCGCGTTCGTCATCGCGGCGATCCTGGTCGTTCCCGCCGCGCTCAGCATCGCCGAACTGGGGACGGCGATGCCGGAAGCCGGCGGCGACTACGTGTTTATCGAACGGGGGCTCGGGCCGTCGTTCGGGACGATCGCCGGCCTCGGAACCTGGCTCATGCTCATGCTGAAGGGATCGCTGGCGCTGTACGGCGGGATGTTCTACATCAACTTCATCTACGAACTCCCGACCTGGAGCCTCGCGCTTCCCGGACTCGGGATGGCGCTCCCGATCCCCGGCGTTCGAGCGCTGGGAATCACCTTCGCGCTCGTGCTCATCGCCGTCAACCTGATCGGGGTCAAACAGACCGGCGGGCTCCAGTTGATCATGGTCATCATCATGCTCGTAATCCTCTCGGGGTTCGTCGTCGCCTCGATCGTTCAGGTCGAGGGCGCGAACTTCGACGGGTTCTTCGACGAGGGACTGGACGGCATTCTCACCGCAACCGCGCTCGTGTTAGTCTCCTACGCCGGAGTCACAAAGGTCGCCGCTGTCGCCGAGGAGATCGAGAATCCCGGACGAAATCTCCCTCTCGGGCTCCTGCTTTCGCTGATCGTGACGGCGTTTCTCTATGCCCTGCTCGTATTCGTGCTCGTCGGCGTGATGGAAGGCGGCGAACTGGCCGACTCGAACGAGCCGATGGCGGAGGCGACGGACCTGCTCTTCGGCGGACTGTCGGTCTCCGTTCCGGTGTTCGGCAGTGGATTTCCGGTCGGCTTCCTGGCGGTCGCCACGATCATCCTCGCGGCCCTGCTGGCGCTGGTCAGTACCGCTAACGCGGGGATCCTGACTGCATCTCGATACCCGCTCGCGCTCAGCCGCGACAACCTCTTCTTGAGCAGGTTCGAGTACATTCATCCACGATTCAACACGCCGTTCGCCGCGATCCTCACCACCGGTGCGATCATCATCTTCATCGTCGCGACCCAGGACGTCGACGAGATCGCCAAGATGGCCGGCGCCTTCCAGATCCTCGTCTACATCCTCGTCTGCGGTGCCCTGATCGCCTTCCGTGAACGCGACCTCGAGTGGTACAATCCCGACTTCCTCACTCCGGGCTATCCCTGGGTGCAGCTGTTCGGGATCGTCTCGGGGATCTTCATCATCGCGCAGATGGATCCCCAGGAGATCGTCGGCTCGATCGGGATGGTGATCCTCGGGTACCTCTGGTTCAAGTGGTACGCCGAGGAGAAGGTCGAGCGCGAGGGCGTCGCGAAGGGGCTCGCCCGTCGCGAGGCCGGCCGACAGTTCGTCCGCGATACGGAGGAGCAACTCGAGCAGGAGGATCGCTACGAGGTTCTCATCCCGATCCGCCGGGACGTCACCCGCGAGCAGGAGGACGCCCTGATCCAGATGGCCGCGCCGCTCGTTCGCCGCAGGGGTGGCCGCATCCGGGTCGTCCGGTTCGACGAAGTCCCCGACCAGATACCCCTCGACACAGCCGCCGAGGAGCTCTCCGAGGCCGAAGTCGAGTTCGAGGAGCGAACGGACGAACTCGTCCGCTATCTCGAGGTCCCCGTCGAAGTCGGCGAGATCGTCAGCCACGATACGCGCCACGCGGTCGTCAACTTCACCGAACGCACCGGTGCGGACCTCGTGCTGGCTCGCCGGCAGGCGACGAGCCGGCTGGGTACCCTGTTCGGTCGGGACGCCGACTGGATCCTGGAGCACGCCCCCTGTGACGTCGTCTTCGTCCAGCACGAACAGCGCGTCGGCGTCGACGAGATCGCCGTCGTCACCGATCGCAGTCCGTTCAACGATCCACTCAAGGTCGAGCTCGCGGACGCGATGGCCGACACCCTCGGCGCCTCGGTTCGGTTCCTCTTTGCCGTCTCCGAGAACGCGCCCGATGAACTGCTCGAGACGATCGAGGAGTACCACGACGAACTCGACGAACTCTGTATCGTCCCCGTTGAGTCGACCATCGTCCGCACGGACGACGAGATCGCCGGGCTCTCGCGGGAGCTCGGGTCGGCCGACCTGGTCATGCTGAGCACGGTCACGCACCGTCGGCTCCCCGATTTGCTCATCGAACAGCGCTCGGACAGACTCGCCGCGGCCATCGAACAGCCCGTCTTACTGGTCCACTCCAAGGAGACGCGCCGAGGGTCGTTCCTGCGACCGATCCTCGACCGCATCCTGTTCGACTGA
- a CDS encoding HPr family phosphocarrier protein, whose product MTRVPGGDRVRISATGPEADATLDSIEDAFSED is encoded by the coding sequence GTGACTCGAGTGCCGGGGGGCGATCGCGTCCGGATCTCCGCGACGGGGCCGGAGGCCGACGCGACACTGGATTCGATCGAGGACGCGTTCTCCGAGGACTGA
- a CDS encoding DUF7344 domain-containing protein has protein sequence MSESPITFDTVLDLCEDKHCRIVLAVLAEEQRSLTVNDLRRTILTYNHHTPVTEVSEEVLTKIQHSLYKTHIPKLESAGVVDYDSERQLVEPTEQFDQLQPHLSEILGIDPDLDEPIEL, from the coding sequence ATGAGCGAGAGTCCCATCACATTCGACACGGTGCTCGACCTGTGTGAAGATAAGCACTGTCGCATCGTCCTCGCAGTACTCGCAGAAGAACAGCGTTCGTTGACGGTGAATGACCTCAGGAGGACGATTCTCACCTATAATCATCATACGCCAGTTACCGAAGTTTCTGAAGAGGTGCTGACGAAAATTCAGCACTCGCTATACAAAACGCACATTCCGAAGTTAGAATCGGCAGGGGTTGTTGACTACGATTCGGAACGTCAACTCGTGGAACCAACGGAACAGTTCGACCAGCTACAGCCTCATCTGTCTGAGATCCTCGGTATCGATCCGGATCTCGACGAACCGATTGAGTTGTGA